CAGTTCGACCAACTGCTTGGTCAGCGGCAACCCGAGGCCGGTCCCCTTCCGCGTGCGCCCCGCACTGCCGAACTGGACGAAGGGTTCGAATGCGGTCTCAAGCTCCTCGGCGGTCATGCCGACGCCGCGGTCTTCGATGATCATCAGCGTGCCGACGGCATCGGCATTCACACTGACACGGACATGCCTTCTTCGCGTGAGGACTTGACCGCATTGGACAGCAGGTTGAGCACGATCTGGCGC
This is a stretch of genomic DNA from Rhodospirillales bacterium. It encodes these proteins:
- a CDS encoding ATP-binding protein translates to MNADAVGTLMIIEDRGVGMTAEELETAFEPFVQFGSAGRTRKGTGLGLPLTKQLVELHGGSLTLESTAGEGTRAAVRFPANRVVA